A part of Streptomyces sp. NBC_01497 genomic DNA contains:
- a CDS encoding ATP-binding cassette domain-containing protein has protein sequence MRSVRAAETAPTLHPWLVHARELRVRAGRHLAVDGLDLALKAGVHGLLGPNGAGKTTLMRALSTVVKPDGGSLTLLGAQVDGRTDLREVRRELGYLPQRSGFYPRFTVREFVEYMAWLKEMPRTSIPDAVQRAVDRVGLTSKADTRMKALSGGMLRRAGIAQAIVNDPELLLLDEPTAGLDPEQRFDLRDLLRDLGADSCVLVSTHLVEDVVAACTEVLLMNEGRLIFQSTPADLIAHGGRGDAGDSPAERGYSALLRRHRSNA, from the coding sequence GTGCGATCGGTACGTGCTGCCGAAACGGCCCCCACCCTTCACCCCTGGCTCGTCCATGCGAGAGAACTGCGTGTCCGGGCCGGCCGGCACCTGGCCGTCGATGGCCTCGACCTGGCTCTGAAGGCAGGCGTGCACGGTTTGCTGGGCCCGAACGGTGCCGGCAAGACCACGCTGATGCGCGCGCTGTCCACCGTCGTCAAGCCTGACGGCGGGTCGTTGACGCTGCTCGGCGCGCAGGTCGACGGCCGCACCGACCTGCGCGAGGTGCGTCGCGAACTGGGCTATCTGCCGCAGCGGTCCGGCTTTTACCCACGGTTCACCGTCCGCGAGTTCGTCGAGTACATGGCCTGGCTCAAGGAGATGCCCAGAACCTCGATACCCGACGCCGTGCAACGTGCGGTCGATCGGGTGGGTCTCACCAGTAAGGCAGACACCAGGATGAAGGCGCTGTCCGGCGGCATGCTGCGCCGGGCCGGCATCGCTCAGGCCATCGTGAACGATCCCGAACTGCTGCTGCTCGACGAGCCCACCGCCGGACTCGATCCCGAGCAGCGTTTCGACTTGCGCGATCTGCTGCGTGACCTCGGCGCCGACAGCTGTGTGCTGGTCTCCACCCACCTCGTCGAGGACGTCGTCGCCGCCTGCACCGAGGTTCTCCTCATGAACGAAGGCCGACTCATCTTCCAGAGCACCCCCGCCGACCTGATCGCCCACGGCGGGCGGGGCGACGCGGGCGACAGCCCAGCGGAGCGCGGTTACTCCGCACTCCTGCGGCGGCACCGGAGCAACGCATGA
- a CDS encoding TetR/AcrR family transcriptional regulator has product MAGRKQFDVDDALRRAMHVFWRWGYSEASIDRLTEGTGLGRGSLYGTFGDKSALFRKSLERYVQTYHPLFDQALSGPHPSPSAAVAAFLQVTLNRIADPTVPDGCLVTVSATQFPALDAESQAMVRAVMDGLRTMLEQALLAAGAGEQEAAELALCTLATNKSLAVLSRAGFSGDDLATVAAAAARIPGRPHPLP; this is encoded by the coding sequence TGGCGGGCCGCAAGCAATTCGACGTGGATGACGCACTACGACGCGCGATGCACGTCTTCTGGCGCTGGGGCTATTCGGAGGCGTCGATCGACCGCCTGACCGAGGGCACGGGCCTGGGTCGGGGCTCGCTCTACGGCACCTTCGGTGACAAGAGCGCCCTCTTCCGCAAAAGCCTCGAACGGTACGTGCAGACCTACCACCCGCTGTTCGACCAGGCACTGTCCGGCCCCCACCCGAGCCCCAGCGCCGCCGTGGCCGCCTTCCTGCAGGTCACCCTGAACCGCATCGCCGACCCGACGGTCCCGGACGGCTGCCTGGTCACGGTGTCGGCGACGCAGTTCCCGGCGCTCGACGCGGAGAGCCAGGCGATGGTCCGCGCGGTGATGGATGGTTTGCGGACGATGCTGGAGCAGGCGTTGCTGGCGGCGGGGGCCGGTGAGCAGGAGGCGGCAGAGCTGGCGTTGTGCACGCTGGCGACGAACAAATCCCTGGCGGTTCTGAGCCGCGCCGGCTTCTCGGGCGATGACCTGGCGACCGTTGCCGCAGCCGCCGCCCGAATCCCCGGGAGGCCACATCCACTCCCTTGA
- a CDS encoding RNA polymerase sigma factor, protein MAELDEAELVRRIAGGDRAAFDALYRRTSPWLAVRLRRRCADDDVVADVLQETYLAVWRAAGSYAGSVTGGSAVGWLWTIAANRLVDAFRRRARQERLPTLAVAETTVPAAEDEVMANRVDQNLEQALLRLPPELRQVLQAMVLDDLSVRQTAVLLSMPEGTVKTRARRARIALREALS, encoded by the coding sequence ATGGCAGAACTCGACGAGGCAGAACTCGTGCGTCGCATCGCCGGCGGTGACCGGGCGGCTTTCGACGCGTTGTACCGGCGCACCTCGCCCTGGTTGGCGGTGCGGCTCCGCCGCCGTTGCGCTGACGACGACGTCGTCGCCGACGTGCTTCAGGAGACCTACCTGGCGGTGTGGCGGGCAGCGGGCAGCTACGCGGGCTCCGTGACCGGGGGCAGTGCCGTCGGCTGGCTCTGGACGATCGCCGCGAACCGTCTGGTCGACGCGTTCCGCCGGCGCGCTCGGCAGGAGCGGCTGCCGACCCTTGCGGTGGCGGAGACGACCGTGCCGGCCGCCGAGGACGAGGTGATGGCGAACCGCGTCGATCAGAACCTCGAACAGGCGTTGCTGCGGCTGCCACCGGAGTTGCGGCAGGTACTGCAGGCGATGGTGCTCGACGACTTGTCGGTCCGGCAGACGGCGGTGCTGCTCAGCATGCCGGAAGGCACGGTGAAGACCCGCGCGAGGCGGGCCCGGATCGCGCTGCGGGAGGCGCTCTCATGA
- a CDS encoding formylglycine-generating enzyme family protein, with protein sequence MGTDAGNKMISVPPGQVTLSDRRTQRSWLVELAPYQLAAFPVTQALYARISGRRPGAVCGDRLPVDGVSWWDAVRFCNALSKREGFAPAYNLRADGEAVEWDASADGYRLPTEAEWEHACRAGTAGPRYGPLDEIAWYRGNSQGRVHEVGAKRANLWGLSDMLGDVWEWCWDIYDAEVYGDYRVLRGGGWFDEHWSCRASVRRRSHPTFQVDDVGFRIARSNWAESDHA encoded by the coding sequence ATGGGTACGGATGCGGGAAACAAGATGATCTCGGTCCCGCCGGGACAGGTGACGCTGTCGGATCGGCGGACACAGCGCAGTTGGCTGGTCGAGCTCGCGCCGTACCAGTTGGCCGCGTTCCCGGTCACCCAGGCGCTGTACGCACGGATCTCCGGCCGGCGGCCGGGCGCCGTCTGTGGGGATCGGCTGCCTGTTGACGGGGTTTCCTGGTGGGACGCGGTCCGGTTCTGCAATGCCCTGTCGAAACGTGAGGGGTTCGCGCCTGCCTACAACCTCCGCGCTGACGGCGAAGCCGTCGAGTGGGATGCCTCTGCCGACGGGTACCGGCTGCCGACCGAGGCCGAGTGGGAACACGCCTGCCGTGCCGGGACTGCAGGACCGCGTTACGGGCCACTCGACGAGATCGCTTGGTACCGCGGCAACTCGCAAGGACGGGTACACGAGGTGGGCGCCAAGCGGGCCAACCTGTGGGGTCTGTCCGACATGCTCGGCGATGTCTGGGAATGGTGCTGGGACATCTACGATGCCGAGGTCTACGGGGACTACCGCGTGCTTCGCGGCGGTGGTTGGTTCGACGAACATTGGAGCTGCCGGGCCTCCGTGCGGCGCCGCAGCCATCCGACGTTCCAGGTCGACGACGTGGGATTCCGCATCGCGCGGTCCAACTGGGCTGAGTCTGACCATGCGTGA
- a CDS encoding alpha/beta hydrolase → MGPSTWKPVAEQLTTAGYQVRVPSLLHVGAGEPPFWPRIAAAVRDDLATIPTDRPLVLVAHSNAGLFLPSIRSGLDHPVTGSVFVDAALPARNGSTPVAPPELLEFLRPMAVDGTLPRWTDWWDEADIAPMFSEPEMRQKVVSEQPTLPLSYYEQRVPVPDGWDDHPCSYLLFGPPYDDMATEAHERGWRTAHLPGAHLHQIVDPGGTARHILGLTAG, encoded by the coding sequence GTGGGCCCCTCCACGTGGAAGCCGGTGGCCGAACAGCTGACCACCGCGGGATACCAGGTCCGCGTGCCTTCCCTCCTGCATGTGGGCGCCGGCGAACCGCCGTTCTGGCCGCGGATCGCTGCCGCCGTGCGTGACGACCTCGCGACCATCCCGACAGATCGCCCACTCGTGCTCGTGGCACACAGCAACGCGGGTCTGTTCCTCCCGTCGATCCGCTCGGGGCTCGATCATCCGGTGACCGGCTCGGTCTTCGTCGATGCCGCGCTACCCGCCCGCAACGGGTCTACCCCCGTCGCCCCACCCGAACTCCTGGAGTTCCTGCGGCCCATGGCCGTGGACGGCACGCTGCCGCGCTGGACCGACTGGTGGGACGAGGCCGACATCGCGCCCATGTTCTCTGAACCGGAGATGCGGCAGAAGGTCGTCTCCGAGCAGCCCACGCTGCCTCTTTCCTACTACGAACAGCGCGTCCCAGTCCCCGACGGCTGGGACGACCACCCCTGTTCCTACCTGCTGTTCGGCCCCCCTTACGACGACATGGCCACGGAAGCGCACGAACGCGGCTGGCGGACCGCACACCTGCCCGGCGCGCATCTGCACCAGATCGTCGACCCCGGTGGCACCGCTCGGCACATCCTCGGACTCACCGCCGGCTGA